aaatataaatatcaagATTATTGCACAGTTAGCCAACTAGCTTTGTTTGGCAGCAATATTTAACATCACTGTGCAATAGTATGCTCTGTCAGATTAAACTCCACAAAATCCATGATGTGTACCTTTTCTGTTTACATCATAAATCATCCTACAACAGTAAGATAATTGTTCTGGCGTATGTATAAAACATCATACAGTAATACAATACATGCTTTATGAAagctggaaagaaggaaagaagagataACGTCTCTTAATGCTTCCCTTACACCTTTGACTCAAACaaatttaagcaacagatatttACCCTCCCATTTGCAGTCATTTAACATAGGCAGTTCAACAATACATACAAATACACATATATTAAGAGGATTTGTTATAAATAGCTATTGCTTTCATAGGCAGCTTCAAATATACAATCTTCtgaatgtatttgaaaaaataatgtcCCAGTACAGtctataaaaaaataagagtTCATCCACAGGTAAATATCCTTAGTTAGAATGTGACTCTGTGAATGTCCCGAAGAGTTTGTCCCAGTGGGTGAAGTAAGGAGCATAGTTTGATTTGAATTTCAGATGATGGAGATCATGATGTGGTGCTCCTCCATACAAACCAAAAGGCACAAGTCTGTGAGTTGACCATGGAAGGTCGTATCCTGAATGGTCCTCCACTGACAACCAAATGTTTACAAGGAAGAAAATCATTTCTGTCAAAGGATGGCATCCGAGGAGCACTGGGTTGATAGCAGCAAAAAAGCCCAGTGAGAGCAATTCCCACACACCGGAATACTGTGTAGTAAGAGCAAATGTTGACACATGCTTGTGATGCACCTTGTGGAAGGTCTTGTAGAGCCAAGGCACCTTGTGATGAAGCAAATGCCACAGGAAGTACTCGAAATCAAACAGAAGCAGGCAAACTACTACTTCCAGCAGGACTTTAGGCAGCTCTGGAGCTATCACTGGTAGATTCATTGGTCTCCAGTACCAGTGGAGAAATGTCACcgggaaaataaaaacaacatggTGATACGCACTTTGAATAATGCAAGGCACCATCATTCCAAGAGTCGGATAGTTCTGCGGCTGGATTTTGTATTTTCTCAGGTTTGGTAGTCTAGTGCTTAAAAAGTCCAGTGCAATATATGGAAGACAGAAAGCCATGTATgctgtaaaagaaaacagcactggaaaaaagGGTGACTTGATCAATGGCTCCTTTGCTGTGATAAAGTCCCAAAGAGACTGGAGGCACAACCTGTCCCGCAGTCCATCCATCGCGTAGCTGAGCAGCACGCTGTCTGGCAGGCTGCAGTTCATGCTGATTGCAGTCTGAGAGGTCTGTAAATCCTGCAAGCCTTTATCTAGCCTGCTCGAGGGAAAGCTCCGCCCATCAGAAATCCTTACTTAGTAATACGTAGCTTTAAAGAGGAAGTTGCCTTTCCTGTTATACAGAAGCGGTATAACGCATTAAATCTCAGAATAGAATTAGCTGGCCAGGGTAATCACTGGTGCTCTACAAGAGACTTGCACGAtaggaaaaataagcagaaatgcAAACTCTAACACTGGAATTCAGAGAAAGAGGGTAGGAACATTTTCCACTCCACTTGAAAAACTTGCACACACTTGAAGAACTGCTGTCTCTTTCTAATTTTAAATTGTGTCATCATTTGTTAACCTCTTGCCTTTATAGGTAAGGAAATACAACCtaccattgattttttttatgtgacTGCTACCAAAGATGTATATGTACCTAAACTCCAGTTCTGACCTGTGGATGTTTGGTGGGCAATGGATGTGTGCTAACACACTTTTTCTTAATGGTGCCTTGGGTATACAACAGGCTAAATCAAAACCTTAAGGAGACCTACACTGTACTTCCAGTCTGAATGTGGTGGCTGTGACTTATCTCCATCTACTTTTGAGGTCACGTTCTCCTTTATGCTCCTGTATCTTCTTGACATGGCAAGATCCACCTGACTTGACTAGATGCAAAATTGAGCCAACAACTTTTGAAGAACAAAATATCCCCCAGTTGCTGGGATGAATACAAGGCAAAATCTCATTATGCTTCCAAACAGATACTTAGTGACATTATTACAGTATTCACTCCACATCTCAACAGCTCGTTGAGCAGTATGACGTGGAAATCATTCTTTATTCAAGTATCGAACTGACTTATGTAATTAAAGATCTGCTGGTTAGACCTAGGTCCTTTAAAGGATCTCCTTTGACCATAGGCAAGCACACAGCAGACAGAAGCTAGCAGGCTTGACTCCCAACATTTCTATTTTGCTAACTGTATTTTAGGGGTAAATGATGGAGGTTTTGATTTAACCCCTAAGACATCACTTCTTTTGTGCTTTTAGAAAGAGACAAACAAAGCTTTGAACATTTAGGGAAACAGAGCTTGCCATCAGCTTCCTATGAACTCACCTCTTTTGTAGGTACAGCACTTATTCTAATATTGGAAATGAGCTCAACTTCCTGGATGACTTTATTAGCTTGTTCAGACGATTTTAGTTCTTTgctattcagaaaagaaatatgatgGGGGGAAATGGAAGACAGAATTTCCTTGCTTCTCAATAACTAAGAATGATTAATTAGCAGTGATCTTTTCTGAACTATGCATGGACTTCTAATACGTTTGCTTTCAGTCTCAACTATCTTCTCTTCAAGAGATTCTGCTCTGAAGGAAGTGCAGATTTTGCTCTTCTTAGACTTCAAGGAGTTCATTGAAACAGTAACATTATCTGTGCTGTCATTCAGGCAATCTGAAGTTATTTGTTGGACACAGGTATGATACAGCCTTCAAAGACTCTACCTGTTGTGTATACATTTTAGAAATAGAttcagtttttctgctgttgtgaGACTGTTCTGTTGAACTCAGTTAATTCAGAATGTCAAACGTAGAGAAACTAAAACCCAGTGAGAGATGCTAATTTAATGAATGAGGATCTATAGCCAAGAGCTGCATTTCAATCTTctgattgtattttattttgaccTCTATTTCACAATAAGGacatgaaaaatgcatttgtaacTCAATCACCGTCTGGGTCAGAAAATATTCTTGTGAGAGATGCTTTCTGTTGATTTATGTAGTTACAGTCAGAAATTAAGCCTCCCAGGTGGGATATGTGAATCTCTATTTTATATAGAATTATGCAGGGACCGAATTTATTCTAGAATGTATTCCAAATCTGCCTGAAGAGAGATTGACAGAAATTACTCAGCTGCCCTAAAGACACTCCTCCAACTAATTCCTAATAACCACGTGAAGTCTCAAGAAGCTTTAGAACCACTGCTGCCTATAAGCTAAAATTTAAAGAATGGGCATTTTGCCTGCAGATTAGATCATAGAGAAATATGCTTAAATCCCttaaggaaaaataatggaattttGCAGTCTTATTACTAGTATATCCCGCAACATAAAGCCAAAGCAAGGCACAAGGTAAGCACCACTTACCTGGGAGCCTCCTGTTGCAGCCTGGATCTGGGCTGGGCACACTGCAGGGCTGGCACCCCATCTGCTGGGCTCTGCGGGCTGGGCTACCCTGGCTGGCTACCGAGGCAGGCTCTGCAAAACCAATCTTCATGCATCAGAGAGGACAAACCCTTATTCTCCAGAAACTGAGTCCGAGCTGTTTGGCTCTGCCACCGCAAAGCACTTATCACGTCTTTCCACACTCCAGTTTCTTTGTCAGCGCAAGGTACAACgtgaagaaaagacaaagtaCACGCAAATCCTTTCTGTGCTTAATTCAGCAATACAACCCCAGCCTTTTTCGCTCAACTGGCGATGCTGCCAAACTTTCCCATGTGTTACAAGACTCTAAATGGTTctcaaaaaaaatcaagactccTGCTACAGAGTTTAGGTTGAAGGGCACATAGTTTGGAATGAGGCCCCGCAAAGGGTCTTAAATAGATTCCACATGAGCACAAGACGCAAGCACCTACCCCCGGCTGCGCAGTTAGGTACAAGCTATAAGGtaaacagcaaaacacaaagcgagtaggaaaatgaggaaaaagtagcaggagggaaaaccagGATCAACACACTTAAAACTAATGTCacagcagcagaggcaaaagTTCTTtttacctcctcctcttctcccccgcTGTATGGTAGGATTACTGTTGGACCGGAGATAAGGCAACGTCCCAGTGCATGCTGAGCCTTCTACCAGAAAAAAGGTGCCGGGGAAGAGGGTCTGTAACTCGTTGAGGGCGGCAGCAGGGAAGCAGGACAGTAACCAGAGCAAAGGAAGCAGAGACAGCCCCTTCTCCcgttttaaaagaaattgttacCGTGCTGGGGAAAAGCACAGTACATCTGAGGTGCTCGCATCCTAACTCACCTCTCTCCAAGAGCCCGGGTGCAAGGGGACACCGTGGCCAGCGGTGCCCACAGCAGCTCTGCGCGGCTGCGGGTCTTTacgcccccccgcgccgggcgACAGCCCCGCTCCGCGGGCAACGGCGCCCCCCAGCGCAGGCACCGCGCCCGCGGCACGGCCCCAGAGAGGCTGCTCCCTGTCAACCTGACAGTTCTCGGGAATTATTCCTTAGCCGTTGTTAAAATTTTCAGGGGTAACAAAATACACACAGCTTTGCAGCAGGACCTGTTACACCTACAGGctggggggaaagagggaggttTGCGTATTTACGTCTTTTCAACCTAGCGTCTCCTTAGGTTTAGGCATGCTGAGATCCAGGATCTGAATCCAAAGGAGGGACATGAGCCTCTGCTCCTCACGTCCCAGGTAAGCAGCCTGAACCCTTGCACCCATGGCTATGCTGGGTACATGAAGATGAAGAACACATTCCTCTTCCATTTTGATGAAAAACCTTAGCCTAAACACAAAATACTTTTCTTAACAGAACTAACATATTTCTTCATCAAAGTATTTTCATACCAACGCTCCACCTGCCCAACCAAGCTTCACTGAAAAACCTCTCCAGCCAACACAGAAAGAAAGCTTAATTGAAGGGTTTTTAATGAATTCCTAACAATGCCTATGGATGGAAAGCTGCCAGTGAAGTAAATTGTTAATTCTCAAGCTTTACCTTACCAGGTTCAGTTTTCAAAATAGCAACCATCAGTAAAAGATCCTAAAATTCTTTCATTCACAATTCATAATTCTGTAGTGAGAAACTGATTTGCATCTTCTACAAGTACACATATTCATAATTTCTGGAGGAGTCAGAATACAATACAGATACCTTTCAGCTCAGTATCCTCAGAAAATAAGACTTAGGCAATCATTACAGGTGTGTTACAGGTGTGGCTACTGTCCATCCAgcattcttaattttttatttcattgatgATTTCAATGAAATCTGACTGCAGGGTAGCAATGTCAGAAGGGTTTTATTCATATAAAGTTATTCGAAAATAGGCAACGAGAGAAGAGATGCCATTATTAGCACTCTCACGACAGGCAATGCTGCAGCATTGAGAGGGCGAAGACATTATAAATGCTTTCATTATAGGAAAATCTTCCACAAAGATCCATGTTTTATCATATATCAGAAAACCTGTTCCTCCATCAAGGTTTCTCTCTTGTATCTTCTAGATTAGAGTAATTTGTGACTTTTCCTGGTattaatgtttactttttttgtaCGGCACATTCACCATAAAGAGTAATTGATAGAAAACTGGCTTATTTTGTTCCCAACCTGCCAAAACTGTTTCTCTTACGGGTCCCAAGGGCGTAGGAGCTCTGTTTTACCACCACTTCCTCTGCTGAGGTGCTTCCATGTTGTTTGAGTTGATGTGTAAACCTTTGGCAGTATTTATCGCTAGCTACAGAATCACTAAATAGTGTAAAAATGCTCTGCATTGAGCTAGTGCATCATTCAGTACGTGCCACTAACGTACACGCACTCTACCTCCCTGACGCCTTCTGCATGACACGAACAGTGTGAATACACTTGCAGATGACtataaaaaaacaattttctagGTCCAAGCACAACATGTGGAAAAAAACACGTGCCCTTACATCTGCATAAGCCCTCATATACCCAATTGTGCTGTACATTTCTAAGTCAAAGCCCTGGCTCGTGCATTCACTTCAGATGCACACAGGTCTGTGAGTCTGGCAATCCAACAGCTGAACAGGGACTACTTTCTTCTGGCTTTCTAGCATAGTTTGGTCATGTCACTAAAAGCTGAGACTACGGCAGCAGCAGGTGTCTGATGCCCTCTGTTGTGCTAGTACATTTTTGTATTACCCAAAGGTGACATTCAGCCAACTTTCAACAtcgtatatatatacacctataaCACCAAGATGTCTATAGAACAGGCACTATGTAAGATCTGCTTTGAAAAATACACCATTCATCACTGCGTGTTCTTATTAGACCAAGCTTACTGATCTTCTCCTCTGTGTTCAGGGTGTCTTATTTTGCACATTTCTTTCCACCGCCACCTCTCCAAGTTTGTGTCACACAGTGCTTATAACTTTAGCAAGCCAGAGAGGGAACAGCAGCTCACAATTCCCATAGCCATCCCTGCTCCAGTGAAGCAGAGAAGCTCCATAATGGCTTTTGTTTAAAGCTTCTACTGTTCTGGCTTTATTTCCAGGCACGCTGGGGGTTCATCAGCTGACAAAGCTGGCAACACATAGGATTTATTACACCCTGCACATCTACTGTATTCAGAATGTACAGAAAGGTACAGCCTCAGCATATTTATTATTGAAGATGCCAAAGGTCAGAATCACGTTTAAATGTACCACAGCAATTATTAGTTCCCTGCCTTACTACGTGATTAAACGCTATTTATGAGATTACCAGGCAGTCTGTTAAGCAATCCAATTATCCAAGGTTTAAGAACGTGATACAAGAAGCTTTCCACCATGGCAGTGGTTTGAAAGGAGCCTCACCTGAAGGCTTAGAAGATGACTCAGTCTCGCGAGCAGTTATTTACAATTGGTACCTTACTTAAGAGTCTCAGAAAAGTCCCCCAAGACAACATGAATGACCTTTTAGGCTTAGGAAAAGCCTCTTTCAGGACAAAAGTAAAATAGAAGCTTATTTGgctgttttacttttttattgtgCTTGTTCTGCGGATGAATAATTGTGAAAAACAGCCTTGGCTTTATGGATTCTGTCCCAAAGATTCACACGCATTCATAAAACAAGTGAAACACAACGCATTGCTCCAAACTCCAAGCAGGTCTCATGTTTATTGAAATATCTCAAGCTTAACAGACATGATGCACATGGCTCTTGCTGTATCACATACCCTGACAACTGCTAAACTAGCGACTTCAGATTCCTACAGAAACTTCCTTTCAGCACAGCAAGGTGAAGCAAATATGGCTGCTACAAATATAAAGCAAACTTAGAGGTCCTGCTAGGAATCATAACTGAAATATCATGAACCACTTTTTCCTTAAACAAAGCCTGAGGATTCCCTGAGTCTgaattaggaataaaaaaaacgccaaacaaacaaactccaaTTTATGGCTTATGCatcattttgcatttgatttttttttaaacacaaaaacgTTCACCTCAGTTTAAAATGCACTATTTTCTATGCCATGTAGAAAAGGCTTTTTATCCTACTGGGATTACTGACAGAAATCTGTGTTGAATGCAACCATGGCACAGAATTCATCACTTGGACAGAGGCAGCTGACTCTGGAGATGGTTCATACATCTACAGCTGGCATGGAACTTCTGTGCAATTCAGAGGAGCCAACGTCCTCGGCATAGTCAATGGAAAGAGCAAGGCACCTATGCCACAGGCAATTACAGCTCCAAAGTCAGACCCCTGAAGCAGATGTGAATCCTCTCCTCCATTAAATGGGGGCTTAGCCCCATTTTGAAGTGGAAACTGAGACAAATGGGAACTGCTGTTAATACTGGCAGGCTTCACCAAGGTGCTGTATGGATCCCAAACACAATAGTGGCAAGCACCATATAAGCAGCTAAACAAACAGATCTTCAAAGCAGCAGATGATTAAGGGGGAAAGCCCACACAGATTAAGTGACTTGAGCTATAGAAGTAATGCTTTGGCTCTTCCCTCACCAGTAGTATAATGGGGCAGCTTGTTTTCTAGTggtcagtgcaaaaaaaaaaaaaaaaaaaaaaatagcaaaaccacGAGTCCGTTACACCATTCTCCTTGAAAGCCATAACCTATTGACAAAGCTAACTGAAAGTGgtatttcttttaactgtttCTCTTGTTCCAGGAATGTGCAAGGACAAATAACAACCCTTATCCATAGCTGGTATGTGAAACATGAAAGGCTTCAGGGACACCATTAAATCAATAGAAATGAAGCAATGAATCAGTCCCAAAACAGAAGTTCTCAACTGCCAGTGGTGATCTTCTCTGGCTTCGTGATAGTTCTTCTGGGcaatattgaaaaagaaagtCATCTGGTGTAGCTGGCTTGTATGTGACAGCTAAAATAAGAACGCAGCAAAAAGCCACTAAGTGCTTTTTAAAGTACCAGCACCAAATGGGTCACTGCAGTACAAGGAGTACTTCTGAAAGGTATTCAGAAATGGCAACGTACTGAGAAATGGCAGTGGTTTATGCACAGTGAAATACTTACTGTTTTAATTGTCAAGCACCTGAGGTGCTGAATGGACTAACTTGTCTTTCAGACATGTCACTAAATTTATATGCACATGACATACTCCGTTTGTGCAGAGTCACACTGCTGGTTTTCTGAGTATCATGCTACTGTGTGCAAAATCAGCAGGATACAAT
The sequence above is a segment of the Larus michahellis chromosome 6, bLarMic1.1, whole genome shotgun sequence genome. Coding sequences within it:
- the CH25H gene encoding cholesterol 25-hydroxylase produces the protein MNCSLPDSVLLSYAMDGLRDRLCLQSLWDFITAKEPLIKSPFFPVLFSFTAYMAFCLPYIALDFLSTRLPNLRKYKIQPQNYPTLGMMVPCIIQSAYHHVVFIFPVTFLHWYWRPMNLPVIAPELPKVLLEVVVCLLLFDFEYFLWHLLHHKVPWLYKTFHKVHHKHVSTFALTTQYSGVWELLSLGFFAAINPVLLGCHPLTEMIFFLVNIWLSVEDHSGYDLPWSTHRLVPFGLYGGAPHHDLHHLKFKSNYAPYFTHWDKLFGTFTESHSN